In Sedimenticola thiotaurini, the following proteins share a genomic window:
- a CDS encoding BON domain-containing protein, whose protein sequence is MSRTKTLLLGAVGLLLILMLAYYNGTAKIEQDLKFRGETLLAEHQLQWVDIEVEGRDLRLLGEAPSNKAANQAIALIKGLDGVDQVIDRFTLPAGHPASDASWSRVIEVD, encoded by the coding sequence ATGAGTAGAACTAAGACCCTGTTGCTGGGAGCAGTCGGGTTACTGCTGATTTTGATGCTCGCCTATTACAACGGGACAGCGAAGATCGAGCAGGACCTGAAGTTCCGCGGCGAGACCCTGTTGGCAGAACACCAACTGCAATGGGTGGATATTGAGGTCGAGGGACGTGACCTGCGTCTGTTGGGAGAAGCACCATCCAACAAGGCGGCCAACCAGGCCATCGCCCTGATCAAGGGACTTGACGGGGTCGACCAGGTCATCGACCGGTTCACCCTGCCCGCCGGACATCCCGCCAGCGACGCCTCCTGGTCAAGGGTAATCGAGGTCGATTGA
- the aroG gene encoding 3-deoxy-7-phosphoheptulonate synthase AroG, translated as MRHKTDDLRIETIKELVAPADLLAELPVTDAVADTVYQARRAIHRILHDEDDRVLAIVGPCSVHDPAAARDYAARLNKLREELADDLLIVMRVYFEKPRTTVGWKGLINDPDLDGTFHINKGLRMARQLLLDVNSLGLPAGTEFLDLISPQYIADLVSWGAIGARTTESQGHRELASGLSCPVGFKNGTNGTLRIALDAIRAASQPHCFLSVTKERHSAIFTTRGNEDCHVILRGGSRPNYDTESINIASAEMEQCGFKPRLMIDFSHANSRKQHQKQIDVGHDVAGQIARGDQRINGVMIESFLEAGRQDWRADEELVYGQSITDACISWSDTEPLLRTLAEAVRQRRTRRNG; from the coding sequence ATGCGCCACAAAACCGACGACCTGCGTATCGAAACGATCAAGGAGCTGGTGGCTCCGGCCGACCTGCTGGCTGAATTACCCGTGACCGACGCGGTGGCCGACACGGTTTACCAGGCGCGCCGGGCCATTCACCGCATCCTGCATGACGAGGATGATCGGGTACTGGCCATCGTCGGCCCCTGTTCGGTGCATGACCCGGCCGCGGCGCGGGACTACGCCGCCCGGCTGAACAAACTGCGTGAAGAGCTGGCCGACGATCTGCTGATCGTGATGCGGGTCTATTTCGAAAAGCCCCGCACTACGGTGGGCTGGAAAGGGCTGATCAACGATCCCGATCTGGACGGCACCTTCCATATCAACAAAGGGCTGCGCATGGCCCGCCAGCTGCTCCTGGATGTCAACAGTCTGGGCTTGCCCGCCGGCACTGAATTTCTGGATCTGATCAGCCCCCAGTACATTGCCGACCTGGTGAGCTGGGGCGCCATCGGCGCGCGCACCACCGAGAGCCAGGGACACCGGGAACTGGCCTCCGGTCTCTCCTGCCCGGTGGGCTTCAAGAACGGCACCAACGGCACCCTGCGCATCGCCCTGGACGCCATCCGCGCCGCCTCCCAGCCGCACTGTTTCCTGTCCGTGACCAAGGAGCGTCACTCGGCCATCTTCACCACCCGGGGCAACGAGGATTGCCACGTCATCCTGCGGGGTGGCAGCCGTCCCAATTACGACACCGAGAGTATCAACATCGCTTCCGCAGAGATGGAGCAGTGTGGCTTCAAACCGCGCCTGATGATCGATTTCAGCCACGCCAACTCGCGCAAGCAGCACCAGAAACAGATCGACGTGGGCCACGACGTGGCCGGCCAGATCGCCCGGGGCGACCAGCGTATCAACGGCGTCATGATCGAGAGCTTCCTGGAAGCGGGACGTCAGGATTGGCGCGCGGACGAGGAGCTGGTCTATGGCCAGAGCATCACCGATGCCTGCATCAGCTGGAGCGACACCGAGCCGTTGCTGCGCACCCTGGCCGAAGCGGTCCGGCAGCGCCGCACACGCCGCAACGGCTGA
- a CDS encoding aminopeptidase: MIGRAPFRPLGLLLLLLLALLQGCSSLGYYSQSVSGHLQLMGQRQPIAQLVRDPQTPPGLKQKLQQIEAMRTFATSQLGLPDNDSYRSYAALEREAVVWSVVATPAYSMEPKQWCHLFVGCTSYRGYFSRSRAQQVADELQATGMDVALLPVPAYSTLGWFDDPLPSTVINWPEARIAGLIFHELAHQQLYVKDDSAFNEAFASLVEQEGVTRWLQDQPGQDLSRWRESQRRERQFVDLLLETRGALAALYQQPLDRKQMARRKAMLFQQLRDRYAGLKQQWQGYAGFDGWFEQKLNNAHLASIATYEARVPAFRQLLKQNGGDLPAFYTASRALGELPLAEREARLQQLLEAAEAEATYQPMRR; this comes from the coding sequence ATGATTGGCCGGGCTCCTTTTCGACCACTCGGCCTGCTGCTGCTCCTTCTGCTGGCTCTTCTTCAGGGCTGCAGCAGCCTGGGCTATTATAGCCAGTCGGTCAGTGGTCATCTGCAGTTGATGGGGCAGCGGCAACCGATTGCGCAACTGGTGCGGGATCCGCAAACGCCACCGGGATTGAAACAGAAGCTACAACAGATCGAGGCGATGCGCACCTTTGCAACCAGCCAACTGGGGCTACCCGATAATGACAGCTATCGCAGTTATGCGGCACTGGAGCGGGAGGCGGTGGTCTGGAGTGTGGTAGCGACGCCCGCCTATTCGATGGAACCGAAGCAGTGGTGCCACCTGTTTGTCGGTTGTACCAGCTACCGCGGTTACTTCTCCCGGAGCCGTGCGCAGCAGGTGGCGGATGAACTGCAGGCCACGGGTATGGATGTGGCGCTGTTGCCGGTACCGGCCTATTCGACCCTGGGCTGGTTTGATGATCCGCTGCCCAGTACCGTGATCAACTGGCCCGAGGCCAGAATCGCCGGTCTGATTTTCCACGAGCTGGCGCACCAGCAGCTCTATGTAAAAGATGACAGCGCGTTCAACGAGGCATTCGCCAGTCTGGTGGAGCAGGAAGGGGTGACGCGCTGGTTACAGGATCAGCCCGGCCAGGATCTTTCCCGCTGGCGGGAATCGCAGCGCCGGGAGCGCCAGTTTGTCGATCTGTTGCTGGAGACAAGGGGGGCGTTAGCAGCGCTCTACCAGCAGCCACTGGATCGGAAACAGATGGCCCGGCGCAAGGCGATGCTGTTTCAGCAGCTCCGGGATCGCTATGCCGGGCTGAAGCAGCAGTGGCAGGGATATGCCGGTTTTGATGGCTGGTTTGAACAGAAGCTGAACAACGCACACCTGGCTTCCATCGCCACCTACGAGGCCCGGGTGCCGGCGTTCAGGCAATTGCTGAAACAGAACGGCGGGGATCTGCCTGCGTTCTATACCGCCAGTCGGGCGCTGGGTGAGCTCCCGCTGGCGGAACGGGAGGCGCGCCTGCAACAACTGCTTGAGGCGGCGGAGGCGGAAGCCACTTACCAGCCGATGCGGAGATAA
- a CDS encoding multifunctional CCA addition/repair protein, whose product MDDSNSFSSHTYLVGGAVRDQLLGLPISDRDWLVTGVTAEQLAARGFHQVGRDFPVFLHPRSKEEYALPRGDIHGKTEQEQVCDDLMQRDLTINAIARAPDGHYIDPLNGQQDLQARRLRHTPTFRQDPIRVLRLARLAARLHPLGFRVAQQTRQLVAQMIRQGELDQLVPERVWAEILRALQDRDPVVFFQTLHELGALRVILPELDRLFGVPQPERHHPEIDTGLHCLMVLRQACALSTEPETRLAALLHDLGKGTTRPAEWPSHHGHEQRGAKLVEQLCDRLRIPNRFRDLSRRVAEFHTHSHRAFDLKPSTLLRTLLKIDGLRRPEQLEQFLIACEADARGRKGFEQQPYPQADWFRAARNAAAAVDTGALAASATDPQVIPELIFQARSRAIGQARKEWQTQQEGVIK is encoded by the coding sequence ATGGATGATTCTAACAGCTTCAGCAGTCACACCTACCTGGTTGGCGGCGCCGTGCGTGATCAACTGCTCGGGCTACCGATCAGCGACCGGGACTGGCTGGTCACCGGCGTCACCGCCGAGCAGCTGGCGGCCCGGGGCTTTCACCAGGTGGGCAGGGATTTCCCGGTATTTCTCCATCCCCGGAGCAAGGAGGAGTACGCCCTGCCCCGGGGTGACATCCACGGCAAAACCGAGCAGGAACAGGTGTGTGATGACCTGATGCAGCGGGATCTGACCATCAACGCCATCGCCCGCGCGCCGGACGGCCACTATATTGATCCGTTGAACGGCCAGCAGGACCTGCAGGCACGCCGCCTGCGTCACACGCCCACTTTCCGACAGGACCCGATCCGGGTCCTGCGGCTGGCGCGGCTCGCCGCCCGGCTGCATCCACTGGGGTTCCGGGTGGCGCAACAGACCCGGCAACTGGTGGCTCAGATGATCCGCCAGGGCGAACTGGATCAACTGGTGCCGGAGCGGGTCTGGGCCGAGATCCTGCGCGCCCTGCAGGACAGGGATCCGGTGGTTTTTTTCCAGACCCTGCATGAGCTGGGTGCACTTCGGGTGATCCTCCCTGAGCTGGATCGCCTGTTCGGCGTCCCGCAACCGGAACGGCACCACCCGGAGATTGATACCGGCCTGCACTGCCTGATGGTTCTGCGCCAGGCATGCGCACTCAGCACAGAGCCGGAGACCCGGCTGGCCGCCCTGCTGCATGACCTGGGGAAAGGCACCACGCGCCCGGCGGAGTGGCCCAGTCACCACGGCCATGAACAGCGCGGCGCAAAACTGGTGGAACAGCTGTGCGACCGGCTACGGATTCCCAACCGTTTCCGTGACCTGAGCCGGCGGGTGGCGGAATTCCATACCCACAGCCATCGGGCCTTCGATCTGAAGCCGTCCACACTGCTGCGTACCCTGCTGAAGATCGACGGACTGCGCCGGCCCGAGCAACTGGAGCAGTTTCTGATCGCCTGTGAAGCCGATGCACGGGGGCGCAAGGGTTTTGAACAGCAACCTTACCCCCAGGCCGACTGGTTCAGGGCGGCACGTAACGCTGCCGCAGCCGTCGATACCGGGGCGCTGGCGGCTTCAGCAACCGACCCGCAGGTAATTCCGGAGCTGATTTTTCAGGCCAGGAGTCGCGCCATCGGCCAAGCCAGAAAGGAGTGGCAGACACAACAGGAAGGGGTAATTAAGTGA
- a CDS encoding GNAT family N-acetyltransferase: MQIAIHSSISEIAAAEWNGLVRDNNPLIRHEFLHAMEQHGCVGERFGWLPRHIAVYRDERLVAAMPLYEKYNSYGEFVFDNAWADAYQRAGMAYFPKLVSAVPYTPASGQRLLAAPEDVAELYPLLLETALQLAGQMGASGFHCLFPSPDSFDYLAGQGLLTRHDIQFHWHNHNYPEFDAFLASLTAKKRKNIRQERRRVVEAGVTLRRLNGHSASDEDWRQFTAFYNKTFNEKWGVATFNYPFFRQVATQLPDQVLLVLADLDGQCIAGSLMYQSDTTLYGRHWGAEGWVDGLHFEACYYQGIEHCIEQGLALFEPGAQGEHKLPRGFLPTLTRSSHWIRDDGFREPIARYTEHEQAAIAEYLAQLQASNPYRE; encoded by the coding sequence TTGCAGATAGCCATTCATAGCAGTATCAGTGAAATAGCCGCTGCCGAGTGGAATGGGCTGGTGCGGGATAACAATCCCCTGATCCGCCACGAGTTCCTGCATGCCATGGAGCAGCATGGTTGTGTCGGTGAACGCTTCGGCTGGCTGCCCCGGCATATCGCGGTGTATCGTGATGAGCGCCTGGTGGCGGCCATGCCGCTGTACGAAAAGTACAACTCCTATGGCGAGTTCGTGTTTGATAACGCCTGGGCGGACGCCTACCAGCGCGCCGGTATGGCCTACTTCCCCAAGCTGGTCTCCGCGGTACCCTACACCCCCGCCAGCGGACAGCGTCTGCTGGCCGCTCCCGAAGACGTCGCTGAACTCTATCCGTTGTTGCTGGAAACTGCCCTGCAACTGGCCGGGCAGATGGGCGCCAGCGGGTTCCACTGCCTGTTTCCGAGCCCGGACAGCTTCGACTATCTGGCCGGGCAGGGGCTGCTGACCCGCCACGATATACAGTTCCACTGGCATAACCACAACTACCCGGAGTTCGACGCATTTCTGGCCAGCCTGACCGCCAAGAAGCGTAAGAACATTCGGCAGGAGCGCCGCCGGGTGGTGGAGGCAGGCGTAACCCTGCGCCGCCTGAATGGTCACAGCGCCAGCGATGAGGACTGGCGACAGTTCACCGCTTTTTATAACAAAACCTTCAATGAAAAATGGGGCGTGGCAACCTTCAACTATCCGTTCTTTCGCCAGGTTGCGACACAGTTGCCCGACCAGGTGTTGCTGGTACTGGCGGACCTGGACGGGCAGTGCATTGCCGGCTCCCTGATGTACCAGAGTGATACGACCCTCTACGGTCGTCACTGGGGGGCTGAGGGGTGGGTGGACGGGCTCCATTTCGAGGCCTGTTACTACCAGGGCATCGAACACTGCATCGAACAGGGATTAGCGCTGTTTGAGCCAGGTGCCCAGGGGGAACACAAGCTGCCCCGGGGCTTCCTCCCCACCCTGACCCGCTCCAGTCACTGGATCAGGGATGATGGGTTTCGTGAACCCATCGCCCGCTATACCGAGCATGAACAGGCGGCGATTGCCGAGTACCTGGCGCAATTGCAGGCGTCGAACCCCTACCGTGAGTGA
- a CDS encoding sigma D regulator gives MASQYSGGPERRTRTKAMVENWLDERQQMLVLYCKLAGIESFDPDKPEKQLLQDFCQMLVDYVAFGHFEVFDRISSGDERRGRVIKVAQAAYPKIAEVTETVVEFNDKYDFNDHPQPLDSLTRDLSRLGEDLASRIELEDRVVQALLQ, from the coding sequence ATGGCAAGTCAGTATAGTGGCGGACCGGAACGGCGCACCCGAACAAAGGCGATGGTGGAGAATTGGCTGGATGAGCGTCAGCAGATGCTGGTGCTCTACTGCAAGCTGGCCGGTATCGAATCCTTCGATCCGGACAAGCCTGAGAAACAGCTGTTGCAGGACTTCTGTCAAATGCTGGTGGACTATGTGGCTTTTGGACACTTCGAGGTGTTTGACCGGATCAGCAGCGGTGACGAACGCCGGGGTCGAGTCATCAAGGTGGCTCAGGCAGCCTATCCGAAAATCGCTGAAGTGACCGAGACGGTGGTGGAGTTCAATGACAAGTACGACTTCAATGATCACCCCCAGCCGTTGGACAGTCTGACCCGCGATCTCTCCCGCCTGGGGGAGGACCTGGCGAGCCGGATTGAACTGGAAGACAGGGTGGTCCAGGCGCTGCTGCAATGA
- a CDS encoding inositol monophosphatase family protein, translated as MSKQSENRSAWPDSRQLQHILIDIAEAEVVSRYHHPDITRKRDGSLVTDADLAVQARLIEQLSAGWPDIPLLGEEMGPDEQQVVAERDCYWCVDPLDGTTNYSAGLPFFALSLALIVEGRAVLGIVYDPVRRECFRAERGRGAWLNDEVLTLPQGPNTLQECIAIVDLKRLTPELAIRLSNCPPYRSQRCFGAIALEWCWLAAGRAHLNLHGGQKLWDYAAGQLIFSEAGGVSNQDLTDQERLGLTVRPALGAVNEPLYRHWQAWLQEAGFPPS; from the coding sequence ATGAGCAAGCAATCGGAAAACCGGTCGGCATGGCCTGACAGCAGGCAGTTGCAGCATATTCTGATCGATATCGCCGAGGCCGAGGTGGTGTCCCGTTATCACCATCCGGATATCACCCGCAAGCGGGATGGCTCCCTGGTGACCGATGCCGATCTGGCGGTCCAGGCCCGCCTGATCGAGCAGCTGTCGGCGGGCTGGCCTGACATCCCCCTGCTGGGTGAGGAGATGGGACCGGATGAGCAGCAGGTGGTGGCGGAACGGGACTGTTACTGGTGTGTCGATCCGCTGGACGGCACCACCAATTACTCGGCCGGGCTGCCCTTTTTTGCCCTCTCTCTGGCCCTGATCGTGGAGGGTCGCGCCGTATTGGGTATCGTCTATGACCCGGTTCGCCGTGAATGCTTCCGGGCCGAACGGGGGCGCGGGGCCTGGCTCAATGATGAGGTGCTGACTCTGCCGCAGGGGCCGAACACGCTGCAGGAGTGTATCGCTATCGTGGACCTGAAACGGCTTACGCCGGAGTTGGCGATACGGTTATCCAACTGCCCACCGTACCGTTCGCAACGCTGTTTTGGTGCCATTGCGCTGGAGTGGTGCTGGCTGGCGGCGGGGCGGGCCCATCTGAACCTGCATGGCGGACAGAAGCTGTGGGACTACGCTGCCGGGCAGCTGATCTTCAGCGAGGCGGGCGGGGTCTCCAATCAGGATCTGACCGATCAGGAACGGCTCGGGCTGACAGTGCGCCCCGCCCTGGGGGCGGTCAATGAACCGCTTTATCGGCACTGGCAGGCGTGGCTGCAGGAGGCCGGCTTCCCTCCATCCTGA
- a CDS encoding transglycosylase SLT domain-containing protein, with protein MGHSSIGRRLLWLLTLLPILCLADTDLDRQRSDFLAAERSLAAGDMETYQRIKSTLLDYPLLPYLEFKALQRELTGLNSSQVDDFITRYSDSPLAQRMRRIWLNELVRRGKWWTYLVFYQPKLGVTYRCHYLTALLETGKKDKALNETAPIWLHGKSRPKACDRILETWIDAGRLTPALAWKRVELAMQASQSGLVNYLKRYLDPPQLAQLEAWQGLQRNPQQINTIAASLPAGNIRKRILLDGFKRLVRRDIDSAMITWQQLQQELPLNDQERYQGERALLLGLIREEHPDTLKALAAFTPADKDQRLHEARLRIALKKRAWPTLLKWIGELPEELQRSDRWRYWQARALAETGNPADAKARFTALAKERSYHGFLAADRLDQPYRYDSTPLDLEQSTIDRLGQRPALQRARELFQLGRFLDARREWNVGVHNLKPADLKRVSKLAQSWGWHDRAIFTLARTGYWDDLELRFPLEHQTLVTEKSAETDLDRSWVFAVIRQESAFASDAHSPAGARGLMQLMPNTARFIARKAKLKKPRLAHLMRPEINISLGTAYLNHVYQQLGEHQVLATAAYNAGPRNVMKWLPEAALPADIWVELIPFNETRRYTERVLSYAAIYDQRLHQPLQRLSERMSPVGPREQLAAKSVNGRDVTL; from the coding sequence GTGGGACACTCAAGTATCGGACGGCGCCTGCTGTGGCTGCTCACCCTGCTGCCCATACTCTGCCTGGCAGATACGGACCTGGATCGGCAGCGTAGTGACTTTCTCGCCGCGGAGCGCAGTCTGGCCGCCGGCGACATGGAAACCTACCAGCGTATCAAGTCCACCCTGCTGGACTACCCACTACTGCCCTATCTGGAGTTCAAAGCACTGCAGCGGGAACTGACCGGCCTGAACAGCAGTCAGGTGGATGATTTCATCACCCGTTACAGCGACTCCCCGCTGGCGCAACGTATGCGCCGGATCTGGCTCAATGAACTGGTCCGACGGGGGAAGTGGTGGACCTACCTGGTGTTTTATCAGCCGAAACTCGGCGTAACTTACCGGTGCCACTATCTGACCGCCCTGCTGGAGACCGGGAAAAAGGACAAGGCGCTGAACGAAACCGCCCCGATCTGGCTGCACGGCAAATCCCGCCCCAAAGCGTGCGACCGTATCCTGGAAACCTGGATCGATGCCGGCAGGTTGACCCCGGCACTGGCCTGGAAGCGGGTGGAACTGGCCATGCAGGCCTCCCAGAGCGGCCTGGTCAACTACCTGAAACGTTATCTCGATCCGCCACAGCTGGCTCAACTGGAGGCCTGGCAAGGGTTACAGCGGAATCCCCAGCAGATCAACACCATTGCCGCCAGCCTGCCGGCCGGGAATATCCGCAAGCGCATCCTGCTGGACGGTTTCAAACGGCTGGTTCGTCGGGATATCGACAGCGCCATGATCACCTGGCAGCAGCTGCAACAGGAGCTCCCGTTAAATGACCAGGAGCGTTATCAGGGTGAGCGCGCGCTGCTGCTGGGCCTGATACGGGAGGAGCATCCGGACACCCTGAAGGCCCTGGCTGCATTCACTCCCGCGGACAAGGATCAGCGTCTGCATGAGGCCCGACTCCGAATAGCGCTGAAAAAACGCGCCTGGCCAACCCTGCTGAAGTGGATTGGGGAGTTGCCGGAAGAGCTGCAACGCTCAGATCGCTGGCGCTACTGGCAGGCAAGGGCACTGGCGGAAACCGGTAATCCGGCGGACGCCAAGGCCCGCTTTACCGCTCTGGCGAAAGAGCGCAGTTATCACGGTTTTCTGGCCGCCGACCGGCTGGATCAACCCTATCGCTACGATTCAACTCCCCTGGATCTGGAGCAGTCGACCATCGACCGACTGGGACAACGACCGGCGCTGCAACGGGCCCGGGAACTGTTTCAGCTGGGCCGCTTCCTGGATGCCAGGCGGGAGTGGAATGTGGGGGTGCACAACCTGAAACCGGCGGACCTGAAACGGGTTTCCAAGCTGGCCCAGTCCTGGGGCTGGCACGACCGGGCCATATTCACCCTGGCACGCACCGGTTACTGGGATGATCTGGAGCTGCGCTTCCCGCTGGAGCATCAGACCCTGGTGACAGAGAAGTCGGCGGAGACCGACCTGGACAGATCCTGGGTGTTTGCCGTCATCCGGCAGGAGAGCGCCTTCGCCAGCGACGCCCACTCCCCGGCCGGGGCGCGGGGCCTGATGCAGCTGATGCCGAACACCGCCCGCTTTATCGCCCGCAAGGCGAAGTTGAAGAAACCGCGTCTGGCCCACCTGATGCGACCGGAGATCAATATCTCCCTGGGTACCGCGTACCTGAACCACGTTTACCAGCAACTGGGGGAACACCAGGTGCTGGCCACGGCGGCCTACAACGCCGGACCGCGTAATGTGATGAAATGGCTACCGGAAGCCGCACTACCGGCGGATATCTGGGTTGAGCTGATTCCGTTTAACGAGACCCGACGCTATACAGAACGGGTACTGAGCTATGCGGCAATTTACGACCAGCGCCTGCATCAGCCGTTACAGCGACTCTCGGAGCGCATGTCGCCGGTAGGTCCGCGGGAGCAACTGGCAGCAAAAAGCGTCAATGGACGTGACGTGACGTTATAG
- a CDS encoding DUF938 domain-containing protein, which produces MKPYSESCEQNREPILSVIQPLFADLTQILEIGSGTGQHAVYFAARMPHLVWHTSDCAEYHAGIRLWLEEAALPNVRPPLHLDVARSDWPTLGVDGVFSANTAHIMHWPEVEAMFAGVGALLPAGGRFALYGPFNYQGRFTSASNARFDGWLKQRDPAMGVRDFEALDGLAREAGMLLMDDFEMPANNRILCWQRR; this is translated from the coding sequence ATGAAACCCTATTCCGAATCCTGTGAGCAGAATCGTGAACCGATCCTCTCCGTGATCCAGCCCCTGTTTGCCGACCTGACCCAGATTCTGGAGATCGGCAGTGGCACCGGTCAGCACGCGGTCTATTTCGCCGCCCGGATGCCCCACCTGGTTTGGCACACCAGCGACTGTGCCGAGTACCATGCGGGCATTCGGCTCTGGTTGGAGGAGGCGGCCCTGCCCAATGTCCGGCCACCACTGCACCTGGATGTGGCCCGTTCCGACTGGCCGACACTGGGGGTGGACGGGGTGTTTTCCGCCAACACGGCCCACATCATGCACTGGCCTGAGGTGGAGGCGATGTTTGCCGGGGTGGGTGCTCTGCTGCCGGCCGGCGGTCGGTTTGCGCTATACGGCCCGTTCAACTACCAGGGTCGTTTCACCAGCGCCAGCAACGCCCGTTTCGATGGCTGGCTGAAACAGCGGGATCCGGCCATGGGAGTGCGGGATTTCGAAGCGCTGGACGGTCTGGCCCGTGAAGCGGGCATGCTGCTGATGGATGATTTTGAAATGCCGGCCAACAACCGCATCCTCTGCTGGCAGCGCCGGTGA
- a CDS encoding glutathione S-transferase family protein, which translates to MTDLTLVIGNQNYSSWSLRPWLFLSHHGIPFQTRKVQLFTDRMERDLAAHFSDGKVPVLIHGELEVWDSLAILEYLAELFLATRGWPEERSARAVARSVCAEMHSSFFALRGELPMNCRRRFPGFRPSAETERDIDRILGLWNFCRERYGAAGPWLFGQFSVADCMYAPVVMRLLSYEISLDPVSTRYARTLYESPAMQQWVRAGAAEVEVIEEDEAEWPSVPF; encoded by the coding sequence ATGACCGATCTGACGCTGGTAATCGGCAATCAGAACTACTCATCCTGGTCCCTGCGACCCTGGCTGTTTCTGTCCCATCACGGAATACCCTTCCAGACCCGCAAAGTACAACTGTTTACCGACCGCATGGAGCGGGATCTGGCGGCGCACTTTTCCGACGGCAAGGTGCCCGTGCTGATCCATGGGGAGCTGGAGGTGTGGGATTCCCTGGCGATCCTGGAATACCTGGCGGAACTCTTTCTCGCGACCCGGGGCTGGCCGGAGGAGCGATCAGCCCGGGCGGTGGCCCGCTCGGTCTGCGCCGAGATGCACTCCAGTTTTTTTGCCCTGCGCGGTGAACTGCCGATGAACTGCCGGCGCCGCTTCCCGGGCTTTCGACCGTCTGCAGAGACGGAGCGGGATATCGACCGGATACTGGGGCTGTGGAACTTCTGTCGGGAGCGTTATGGTGCTGCCGGCCCCTGGCTGTTCGGTCAATTCAGCGTGGCTGACTGTATGTACGCACCGGTGGTGATGCGCCTGCTGAGTTATGAAATCTCGCTCGATCCGGTCTCCACCCGCTATGCCCGGACCCTGTATGAGAGTCCGGCCATGCAGCAGTGGGTCAGGGCGGGTGCTGCGGAGGTGGAAGTGATCGAAGAGGATGAGGCGGAGTGGCCGAGCGTGCCGTTCTGA
- a CDS encoding tetratricopeptide repeat protein: MSSNDQQLEMELGSGIAAFEAKEFASATKLLSGLAEKGNPEAQYRMAIMAQNGLGMAVNQLMAYKYMKAAAESGLALAQHGLGFMYMEGECVDKNGAKAVEWFTKAAEQGLVGSQTTLAMMYETGEGVEQDMEEARRWYHAAGFDEK, encoded by the coding sequence ATGAGCAGTAATGACCAACAACTGGAAATGGAACTGGGCAGTGGTATCGCGGCATTTGAGGCCAAGGAGTTTGCCAGCGCCACCAAGTTGCTCTCTGGCCTGGCCGAAAAGGGCAATCCGGAGGCCCAGTACCGCATGGCCATCATGGCCCAGAACGGACTGGGCATGGCGGTCAACCAGCTGATGGCCTACAAGTACATGAAGGCGGCGGCCGAGAGCGGTCTGGCGCTGGCCCAGCACGGCCTCGGCTTTATGTACATGGAGGGTGAGTGTGTGGATAAAAATGGTGCCAAGGCGGTTGAGTGGTTCACCAAGGCGGCCGAACAGGGGCTGGTGGGTTCCCAGACCACCCTCGCCATGATGTATGAGACCGGCGAGGGGGTTGAGCAGGATATGGAAGAGGCGCGGCGCTGGTATCACGCCGCCGGTTTCGACGAAAAATAG